A portion of the Glycine max cultivar Williams 82 chromosome 10, Glycine_max_v4.0, whole genome shotgun sequence genome contains these proteins:
- the LOC102668683 gene encoding protein MAIN-LIKE 2-like — protein MRKERFAKQRKSKLQPRGDEPFQVLERINDNAYKIDIPGEYGVSSSFNVADLTSFVAGQRYQSAVIIGVTSLSVIDDCIACRIDPALITALVERWRPETHTFHLPWGECTITLEDVALHLGIGVDGWVVTEPSFLHRDELCSELLRNAPPENARKGAALKLTWLLSILRAPLLEEPTIHQLQCRCRAYIVYMIDSALIPNKSGNRVHLMHLNLLRDLNNIKKYSWGSTCLANLYRELRRASSKVGRVMGGCAILLQSWAWYRMSFIAPRVSRPETTYPLAKRWSGGRLEYRATPHGDSVEYRSHIDHMESYEFSWVLYGGFEEHLSRHAYKDMEI, from the exons ATGAGGAAGGAGAGGTTCGCTAAACAAAGGAAGTCCAAACTTCAACCTAGAGGAGATGAACCTTTCCAAGTACTAGAGAggatcaatgacaatgcttacaagatTGATATTCCAGGGGAGTATGGAGTAAGTTCTTCATTTAATGTTGCTGACTTGACTTCATTTGTTGCAG GACAACGATACCAAAGTGCAGTAATTATAGGTGTAACATCATTATCTGTAATTGATGACTGTATTGCG TGCAGAATTGATCCTGCATTGATCACTGCATTGGTTGAACGATGGAGGCCTGAAACACACACCTTTCACCTGCCATGGGGTGAGTGCACCATCACACTCGAAGATGTTGCACTGCATCTAGGCATTGGAGTCGATGGTTGGGTTGTTACTGAACCTAGTTTCTTACATCGGGATGAGTTATGTAGCGAGTTACTAAGGAACGCCCCTCCAGAAAATGCACGTAAGGGAGCTGCACTAAAGTTGACATGGTTGTTGAGCATCTTGCGTGCACCATTGCTTGAAGAACCAACAATACACCAACTACAATGTAGGTGTAGAGCCTACATAGTGTACATGATTGACAGTGCTTTAATTCCTAATAAATCTGGAAATAGAGTTCATCTAATGCATTTAAACTTATTACGTGAtttgaacaacataaaaaaatatagttggggTTCAACTTGTTTAGCAAACCTGTACAGAGAACTACGTCGGGCATCATCGAAGGTTGGTAGAGTTATGGGTGGTTGTGCCATACTATTGCAGTCATGGGCTTGGTACCGCATGTCTTTTATTGCACCAAGAGTCTCACGACCTGAAACAACTTATCCACTCGCTAAAAG aTGGAGTGGTGGTAGATTAGAATATCGGGCCACACCTCATGGTGACTCGGTCGAATATAGATCTCATATAGATCATATGGAAAGCTATGAG TTTTCTTGGGTCCTATATGGAGGATTTGAAGAACACCTATCGAGACATGCATACAAAGACATGGAGATTTGA
- the TFIIB1 gene encoding transcription initiation factor IIB, whose translation MSDAFCSDCKRQTEVVFDHSAGDTVCSECGLVLESHSIDETSEWRTFANESGDNDPNRVGGPSNPLLTDGGLSTVIAKPNGGGGGEFLSSSLGRWQNRGSNPDRALIQAFKTIATMSDRLGLVATIKDRANEIYKRVEDQKSSRGRNQDALLAACLYIACRQEDKPRTVKEICSVANGATKKEIGRAKEYIVKQLGLENGNAVEMGTIHAGDFMRRFCSNLCMNNQAVKAAQEAVQKSEEFDIRRSPISIAAAVIYIITQLSDDKKPLKDISLATGVAEGTIRNSYKDLYPHVSKIIPNWYAKEEDLKNLCSP comes from the exons atgtCAGACGCGTTCTGCAGCGACTGCAAGAGGCAGACGGAGGTGGTGTTCGACCACTCCGCCGGCGACACGGTGTGCTCGGAGTGCGGCCTCGTCCTCGAATCCCACTCCATCGACGAGACCTCCGAGTGGCGCACCTTCGCCAACGAGTCCGGCGACAACGACCCCAACCGTGTCGGTGGGCCCTCCAATCCCCTCCTCACCGACGGAGGCCTCTCGACCGTCATCGCCAAGCCCAACGGCGGCGGCGGTGGCGAGTTCCTCTCCTCCTCCCTCGGCCGCTGGCAGAACCGCGGCTCCAACCCCGATCGCGCCCTCATCCAAGCCTTCAAGACCATCGCCACCATGTCCGATAG GTTGGGACTAGTTGCGACCATCAAG GATCGGGCAAATGAGATATATAAGAGGGTTGAAGATCAAAAGTCTAGTAGAGGAAGAAATCAAGATGCTTTATTGGCTGCTTGTCTCTACATCGCTTGCCGACAAGAAGACAAACCTCGTACTGTAAAGG AAATTTGCTCTGTTGCCAATGGGGCCACAAAGAAGGAAATTGGCCGAGCAAAAGAATACATAGTAAAACAACTGGGTTTGGAGAATGGTAATGCTGTGGAGATGGGTACAATACATGCAGGGGACTTTATG AGGCGATTCTGTTCTAATCTTTGTATGAATAATCAAGCTGTTAAAGCTGCTCAGGAAGCTGTGCAGAAATCAGAAGAATTTGATATAAG GAGGAGTCCCATATCAATTGCTGCAGCAGTTATATACATCATAACTCAGCTTTCTGATGATAAGAAGCCTCTCAAAG ATATATCACTTGCCACAGGCGTTGCAGAAGGAACAATTAGGAACTCCTACAAGGATCTTTATCCTCATGTTTCCAAAATAATACCAAATTGGTATGCTAAGGAGGAGGATTTAAAGAACCTTTGCAGCCCTTGA